One part of the Sardina pilchardus chromosome 5, fSarPil1.1, whole genome shotgun sequence genome encodes these proteins:
- the lhx1b gene encoding LIM/homeobox protein Lhx1b: MVHCAGCERPILDRFLLNVLDRAWHAKCVQCCECKCNLTEKCFSREGRLYCKNDFFRRYGTKCGGCAQGILPNDLVRKARNKVFHLNCFTCIICNKQLSTGEELYILDDYKFMCKEDYLSSSIGKDTTLLSVTTCSDPSLSPDSQDPQDDGKDSEIGHLSDKEPCNNENEEQNTGTKRRGPRTTIKAKQLETLKAAFAATPKPTRHIREQLAQETGLNMRVIQVWFQNRRSKERRMKQLSALSTRRHLFFRSPRRMRTLMDRLEPGELMPNAHFSYGDYQGEYYGPGANYDYFPQGPPSSQAQTPGELGYAPSSVPAGTPLGSLGEHHHPGHHPAGDVPCYTDIITQQHARDSPSPEPSGPASMQSISSEMCGPGTPFTSLSLNGSGYSNQLSHTSSEMSEGTVW; this comes from the exons ATGGTGCATTGTGCGGGGTGCGAGAGGCCTATCCTGGACCGATTTTTACTCAACGTTCTGGACAGAGCTTGGCACGCCAAATGCGTACAgtgttgtgaatgtaaatgcaaTTTAACTGAGAAATGCTTCTCTAGAGAAGGGAGACTCTACTGCAAGAATGATTTCTTTAG GAGGTATGGAACCAAATGCGGAGGTTGTGCACAAGGAATCTTGCCCAACGATTTGGTTCGCAAAGCAAGGAACAAAGTTTTTCACTTGAACTGTTTCACCTGCATAATTTGCAACAAGCAGCTTTCAACTGGCGAAGAATTGTATATCTTAGATGATTATAAATTCATGTGTAAAGAAGACTACTTGAGTAGTAGCATCGGCAAAGACACCACCCTTCTCTCAG TTACGACATGTAGTGACCCAAGTCTATCCCCAGACTCACAGGATCCACAGGACGACGGAAAAGACTCTGAAATTGGACATTTATCAGACAAGGAACCCTGCAACAATGAGAATGAGGAACAGAACACGGGGACAAAACGACGAGGGCCACGAACCACCATCAAAGCAAAACAGCTCGAGACCCTGAAAGCTGCGTTTGCAGCCACACCAAAGCCCACCAGGCACATCCGTGAGCAGCTCGCGCAGGAAACTGGACTCAATATGAGAGTGATTCAG GTTTGGTTCCAGAATAGGAGATCAAAAGAACGACGAATGAAGCAGCTAAGTGCTTTGAGTACCAGGAGGCATCTTTTTTTCCGCAGTCCAAGAAGGATGCGGACGCTGATGGACCGGCTAGAGCCTGGTGAACTCATGCCGAACGCGCATTTCTCCTACGGAG ATTATCAAGGTGAGTACTACGGCCCAGGGGCTAACTACGACTACTTCCCTCAGGGCCCCCCTTCGTCACAGGCGCAGACCCCGGGGGAGCTGGGCTACGCTCCCTCCTCGGTGCCAGCGGGCACCCCCCTGGGGAGCCTGGGGGAGCACCACCACCCCGGGCACCACCCGGCGGGCGACGTGCCGTGCTACACGGACATCATCACGCAGCAGCACGCCAGGGACTCGCCCAGCCCGGAGCCCAGCGGCCCGGCCTCCATGCAGAGCATCTCCAGCGAGATGTGTGGCCCCGGCACGCCCTTCACGTCGCTGTCCCTCAACGGCAGTGGCTACAGCAACCAGCTCTCGCACACGTCCTCAGAGATGAGTGAAGGCACGGTCTGGTAG
- the aatf gene encoding protein AATF, which translates to MASSISQQLEDLLNPLPKFTDPEDDQDEATKARVIEKFDEGDEEEDYTSVSGLKKRSSHILEETDQRYAGKATSRKELQKLVAGSDEEDDDTGDDGDDDEGGESDELDDDDDEEGVDDEEEDEEESDEDAPVKTKLKSADITFPKETDFRKLTEGMDDLGVSEEDDEGDSGEEDEDGSEGSEEEEEDEEEEEDDEMDADAVMTFSKEKVDEEVEKGMCVKNQLALWDQLLESRIKLQKALATANQLPQPQTFPEFKNKGDAQFSGALKNSHKALKALQRSLVDLQDLLLLQSPETRVIAQGKAWSANSKSKAMEDSDLDEEDEEDEDDDDDDEDEDEEKSKGSQNGGALKRKLEMSEYPDFMTKRFANFEPYRNSTLQKWYDKTRLTMGKTTKGFGSFDRNILTQVEHVLMDKERLVRRTQTRRSQFRVLGKPEIVAPVPEPATTEKEAVEQAMLKANAHLKDLDEEIFDDSDFYHQLLRELIERKTSAADPNDQVAMGRQWLAIQKLRSKIKKKVDTKASKGRKVRFHIHSKLVNFMAPVDHSSMHDEARTELYRSLFGGDALGGAAQA; encoded by the exons ATGGCTTCCTCTATATCACAACAGTTAGAAGATCTATTAAATCCATTACCAAAGTTCACAGATCCAGAGGACGATCAAGATGAAG CCACTAAGGCCAGGGTAATAGAGAAGTTCGATGAGGGcgatgaggaggaggactaCACTTCAGTCTCAGGGCTCAAGAAACGTAGTTCCCACATCTTGGAAGAAACTGACCAGCGCTATGCGGGGAAGGCGACATCTCGGAAGGAACTGCAGAAACTAGTAGCAGGATCAG atgaggaggatgatgacaCTGGTGACGAcggagatgatgatgaaggtggtGAAAGTGATGAATTggacgatgatgacgatgaggaGGGTGTTGACGAtgaagaagaggatgaggaagaaagTGACGAGGATGCTCCGGTGAAAACTAAACTGAAAAGTGCCGATATCACCTTTCCAAAAGAGACAGACTTTCGCAAACTAACAGAAGGAATGGATGACCTTGGAGTAAGtgaagaggatgatgaaggagatagcggagaggaagatgaagacgGCTCAGAAGGAtcggaagaggaagaggaagatgaggaggaggaagaggatgatgagATGGACGCTGATGCTGTGATGACATTTTCTAAAGAGAAGGTTGATGAAGAAGTGGAAAAGGGAATGTGTGTGAAAAATCAGCTTG CTCTTTGGGACCAGCTTCTGGAGAGCAGGATCAAGCTCCAGAAAGCTCTGGCCACGGCCAATCAGCTTCCCCAGCCCCAGACCTTCCCGGAGTTCAAGAACAAGGGAGACGCACAGTTTTCAGGAGCCTTGAAGAACA GTCACAAAGCGCTGAAGGCCTTGCAGAGGTCCCTAGTGGACCTTCAGGATCTTCTCCTGCTGCAGAGCCCGGAGACCAGGGTCATCGCCCAGGGCAAGGCATGGAGCGCAAACAGCAAGAG TAAAGCCATGGAGGATAGTGAtctggatgaggaggatgaagaggacgaagacgatgacgacgatgatgaagatgaagatgaagagaagTCGAAGGGCTCGCAAAACGGAGGGGCTCTCAAGCGGAAACTTGAAATGTCAGAGTATCCCGATTTCATGACCAAACGCTTTGCCAATTTTGAGCCCTATCGCAACAGCACCCTGCAGAAGTGGTACGACAAGACACGACTCACCATGGGCAAGACCACCAAG GGTTTTGGGTCATTTGACCGGAACATTCTGACACAGGTTGAGCACGTGCTGATGGATAAGGAGAGGTTAGTCCGCCGCACGCAGACGCGCCGCTCCCAGTTCCGAGTCCTGGGCAAGCCCGAGATCGTCGCCCCTGTGCCTGAGCCAGCAACTACAGAAAAAGAG GCGGTAGAGCAGGCCATGCTGAAGGCCAACGCACACCTCAAAGACCTGGACGAGGAGATCTTCGACGACAGTGACTTTTATCACCAG CTGCTTCGAGAGCTCATCGAGCGCAAGACCAGCGCAGCTGATCCCAATGACCAGGTGGCAATGGGCAG GCAGTGGCTGGCCATTCAGAAGCTGCGCAGTAAGATCAAGAAGAAGGTGGACACCAAGGCCAGCAAGGGCCGCAAAGTCAG GTTCCACATCCACAGCAAGCTGGTGAATTTTATGGCTCCAGTGGACCACAGCTCTATGCATGATGAGGCACG GACGGAGTTGTATCGGTCACTCTTTGGAGGCGACGCGCTCGGTGGTGCCGCCCAGGCGTGA